In Pseudomonas rhizosphaerae, one DNA window encodes the following:
- the rlmH gene encoding 23S rRNA (pseudouridine(1915)-N(3))-methyltransferase RlmH, with the protein MRLRLIAVGSRMPKWVEEGWHEYAKRLPAELALDLVEIPLNTRGKNADVARFIRQEGEAMLAKVGPGERIVTLEVHGKPWSTEQLAVELDRWRLDSRTVNFMVGGPEGLAPEVCARAEQRWSLSPLTLPHPLVRILIGEQLYRAWTVLSGHPYHK; encoded by the coding sequence ATGCGTCTGCGCCTGATCGCGGTAGGTTCGCGCATGCCCAAGTGGGTGGAAGAGGGCTGGCATGAATATGCCAAGCGTCTGCCCGCCGAGCTGGCGCTGGACCTGGTCGAAATCCCGCTCAATACCCGTGGCAAGAATGCCGACGTCGCCCGCTTTATCCGTCAGGAAGGCGAAGCGATGCTGGCCAAGGTCGGCCCGGGCGAGCGCATCGTCACCCTCGAGGTGCACGGCAAGCCCTGGAGCACCGAGCAGCTGGCGGTGGAACTGGACCGCTGGCGCCTGGACTCGCGCACGGTGAACTTCATGGTCGGCGGCCCCGAGGGGCTGGCGCCGGAAGTCTGCGCCCGGGCCGAGCAGCGCTGGTCGCTGTCGCCGCTGACCTTGCCTCACCCGCTGGTACGGATACTCATCGGTGAACAGCTGTATCGCGCCTGGACCGTGCTGTCCGGGCACCCTTATCACAAATAG
- the mrdA gene encoding penicillin-binding protein 2, which translates to MSQPIRLKDHEKDARTVRSRVVVGAAAILVLICVLIARLYFLQVIQYEYHSTLSENNRVHVQPIPPTRGLIFDRNGVVVADNRPSFSLSMTRERSGDWRQVLDTIVEVLELSEEDRQLFERRMKQGRRPFEPVPILFELNEEQIARVAVNQFRLPGVEVVAQLVRHYPQGAHFAHSVGYVGRINEKELKTLDPVDYSGTHHIGKTGIERFYEPELHGTVGYEEVETNARGRVLRVLKRTDPKPGKDIVLSLDIKLQEAAEEALGGRRGAIVAMDPRTGEVLAMVSQPSFDPNLFVTGIGFQAYADLRDSIDRPLFNRVLRGLYPPGSTIKPAVAIAGLDSGVINAGSRVFDPGFYQLPNYDHKYRNWNRTGDGWVDLDTAIMRSNDTYFYDLAHKLGIDKLDSYMGQFGIGQKVSLDMFEESPGLMPSREWKRKTRRQAWFPGETLILGIGQGYMQATPLQLAQATALVANKGKWNRPRLARTIEGAPPVDENPVPDIVLRNPSDWGKVTHGMEMVMQGARGTARKAAIGAKYRIAGKSGTAQVVAIRQGEKYDRSKVQERHRDHALFVGFAPADNPRIVVSVMVENGESGSGVAAPVVRQIMDAWLLGPDGQLKPEYASATGAEITALEE; encoded by the coding sequence ATGTCCCAGCCGATTCGCCTCAAGGACCACGAGAAAGACGCGCGCACCGTGCGCAGCCGCGTCGTGGTCGGTGCGGCGGCGATCCTGGTGCTGATCTGCGTGCTGATCGCGCGCCTGTATTTCCTGCAGGTGATCCAGTACGAATATCACTCCACGCTTTCGGAAAACAATCGGGTCCACGTGCAGCCGATTCCGCCCACGCGCGGGCTGATCTTCGACCGCAACGGCGTGGTCGTGGCCGACAACCGACCCAGCTTCAGCCTGAGCATGACCCGCGAGCGCTCCGGCGACTGGCGTCAGGTGCTCGACACCATCGTCGAGGTGCTGGAGCTCAGCGAGGAAGACCGGCAACTGTTCGAGCGCCGCATGAAACAGGGGCGCCGGCCGTTCGAGCCTGTGCCCATCCTGTTCGAACTCAACGAAGAACAGATTGCCCGGGTTGCGGTGAACCAGTTCCGCCTGCCCGGTGTGGAAGTGGTTGCGCAACTGGTGCGCCATTACCCGCAGGGCGCGCATTTCGCGCACTCGGTGGGTTATGTCGGACGCATCAACGAGAAGGAACTCAAGACCCTGGACCCGGTGGACTACAGCGGTACCCACCATATCGGCAAGACCGGCATCGAGCGTTTCTACGAGCCGGAACTGCATGGCACGGTGGGGTACGAGGAAGTCGAGACCAACGCCCGTGGCCGCGTGCTGCGGGTGCTCAAACGCACCGATCCGAAACCGGGCAAGGACATCGTCCTGAGCCTCGACATCAAGCTGCAGGAAGCGGCCGAAGAGGCGCTGGGCGGTCGGCGCGGTGCCATCGTGGCGATGGACCCACGCACCGGCGAAGTGCTGGCCATGGTCAGCCAGCCCAGTTTCGACCCCAACCTGTTCGTCACCGGCATCGGCTTCCAGGCCTACGCCGACCTGCGCGATTCGATCGATCGACCACTGTTCAACCGCGTGTTGCGCGGCCTGTATCCGCCGGGTTCGACGATCAAGCCTGCGGTAGCGATCGCCGGTCTGGATTCAGGGGTAATCAATGCCGGTTCACGGGTGTTCGACCCCGGCTTCTATCAATTGCCCAACTACGACCACAAATACCGCAACTGGAACCGCACCGGCGATGGCTGGGTGGACCTGGACACCGCCATCATGCGTTCCAACGACACCTATTTCTATGACCTGGCGCACAAGCTGGGCATCGACAAGCTGGACAGCTACATGGGCCAGTTCGGCATCGGCCAGAAGGTGTCCCTCGACATGTTCGAGGAGTCGCCGGGCCTGATGCCTTCTCGCGAATGGAAGCGCAAGACCCGTCGCCAAGCCTGGTTCCCCGGCGAAACGCTGATCCTGGGCATCGGCCAGGGCTACATGCAGGCCACCCCGCTGCAATTGGCCCAGGCCACCGCTCTGGTGGCCAACAAGGGCAAATGGAATCGTCCGCGGCTGGCGCGGACCATCGAGGGCGCGCCGCCGGTGGACGAGAATCCGGTGCCCGACATCGTGCTGCGCAACCCGTCCGACTGGGGCAAGGTCACCCATGGCATGGAGATGGTCATGCAGGGTGCCCGTGGCACCGCGCGCAAGGCGGCCATCGGCGCCAAGTACCGAATCGCCGGCAAGTCCGGTACGGCCCAGGTCGTCGCCATTCGCCAAGGTGAAAAGTACGACCGCAGCAAGGTCCAGGAACGCCATCGCGACCATGCCCTGTTCGTCGGCTTCGCGCCTGCCGACAACCCACGCATCGTAGTGTCGGTGATGGTCGAGAACGGCGAGTCCGGCTCCGGCGTCGCCGCGCCGGTGGTGCGTCAGATCATGGATGCCTGGCTGCTCGGCCCCGACGGCCAGTTGAAACCCGAATACGCCAGCGCCACGGGCGCGGAGATCACCGCCCTTGAAGAGTAA
- the rodA gene encoding rod shape-determining protein RodA — protein sequence MRRRATFLQRIHIDGPLLILLLTLAAGSLFVLYSASGKNWDLLIKQATSFGLGLVSMFVIAQLEPRFMARWVPLAYVTGVILLVVVDVMGHNAMGATRWINIPGVIRFQPSEFMKIIMPATIAWYLAKRTLPPTLKHVAASLALIGIPFVLIVRQPDLGTSLLILASGAFVLFMAGLRWRWIVSVLAAAVPVAVGMWFFIMHDYQKQRILTFLDPESDPLGTGWNIIQSKAAIGSGGVFGKGWLLGTQSHLDFLPESHTDFIIAVLGEEFGLVGICALLLIYLLLIGRGLVITAQAQTLYGKLLAGSLTMTFFVYVFVNIGMVSGLLPVVGVPLPFISYGGTSLVTLLSAFGVLMSIHTHRKWIAQV from the coding sequence ATGCGTCGCCGTGCGACGTTCCTGCAACGCATCCACATCGACGGCCCTTTGCTGATCCTGCTGCTGACCCTGGCCGCCGGCAGTCTGTTCGTCCTGTATTCGGCCAGCGGCAAGAACTGGGACCTGCTGATCAAGCAGGCCACTTCGTTCGGCCTGGGCCTGGTCTCGATGTTCGTCATCGCCCAGCTGGAACCGCGCTTCATGGCGCGCTGGGTGCCCCTGGCCTACGTGACCGGGGTGATCCTGCTGGTGGTGGTGGACGTCATGGGCCACAACGCCATGGGCGCCACACGGTGGATCAACATTCCCGGGGTCATCCGCTTCCAGCCTTCGGAGTTCATGAAGATCATCATGCCGGCGACCATCGCCTGGTATTTGGCCAAGCGAACCCTGCCGCCGACCCTCAAGCACGTGGCGGCCAGCCTGGCCCTGATCGGCATTCCCTTCGTGCTGATCGTGCGCCAGCCGGACCTGGGTACGTCGCTGCTGATCCTGGCGTCAGGTGCTTTCGTGCTGTTCATGGCCGGACTGCGCTGGCGCTGGATCGTCAGCGTGCTGGCCGCAGCGGTGCCGGTGGCAGTGGGCATGTGGTTCTTCATCATGCACGATTACCAGAAGCAGCGAATCCTGACCTTTCTCGACCCCGAAAGCGATCCGTTGGGGACCGGCTGGAACATCATCCAGTCCAAGGCGGCCATCGGCTCGGGCGGCGTCTTCGGCAAGGGCTGGCTGCTGGGCACCCAGTCACACCTGGATTTCCTGCCCGAAAGCCATACCGACTTCATCATTGCGGTACTGGGCGAGGAGTTCGGCCTGGTCGGCATCTGTGCGCTGCTGCTGATCTATCTGTTGCTGATCGGCCGCGGGCTGGTGATCACCGCACAGGCTCAGACCCTGTACGGAAAGTTGCTGGCTGGCAGCTTGACCATGACTTTTTTTGTTTACGTTTTCGTCAATATCGGTATGGTCAGTGGCCTGCTGCCGGTGGTGGGGGTACCGTTGCCATTCATTAGCTACGGCGGAACTTCGTTGGTGACCCTACTGTCAGCGTTTGGCGTTTTGATGTCGATCCACACCCATCGCAAGTGGATCGCACAGGTTTGA
- the mltB gene encoding lytic murein transglycosylase B: MQVMRSWAARNVPWIGLMGLLGSAQQASAGDYGGSPQVTQFIGEMTRDYGFASEQLNEVFREVERKQSILDAISRPAERVKPWSEYRPMFITDARIARGVDFWRQHEAVLARAEREYGVPAQIIVAIIGVETFFGRNTGNYRVIDALSTLSFDYPPRAPFFRKELREFFLLARDEQLDPLTLKGSYAGAMGLPQFMPSSFRAYAVDFDGDGHINIWTNPDDAIGSVASYFKEHGWVAGQPVVSRASVSGPQVDDGLSPGIDPVKNVGQLRALGWSSHDALSNDLPVTAFRLQGAAGPEYWLGLKNFYAITRYNRSVMYAMAVHQLSESLVQARGVK, encoded by the coding sequence ATGCAAGTAATGCGTAGCTGGGCAGCTCGAAACGTTCCCTGGATTGGCCTGATGGGCCTGTTGGGGTCGGCACAGCAAGCCAGCGCCGGCGACTACGGTGGCTCACCGCAGGTGACCCAGTTCATTGGCGAAATGACCCGCGACTACGGCTTCGCCAGCGAGCAGTTGAACGAAGTGTTCAGGGAAGTCGAGCGCAAGCAGTCGATTCTGGACGCCATTTCGCGTCCCGCCGAACGGGTCAAGCCGTGGAGCGAATACCGGCCCATGTTCATCACCGATGCGCGTATCGCCCGCGGTGTCGACTTCTGGCGCCAGCACGAAGCAGTGCTGGCCCGCGCCGAGCGCGAATACGGCGTGCCGGCCCAAATCATCGTCGCGATCATCGGCGTCGAAACCTTCTTTGGCCGCAACACTGGCAATTACCGGGTCATCGACGCGCTGTCCACCCTGAGCTTCGACTACCCGCCGCGAGCGCCTTTCTTCCGCAAGGAGCTGCGCGAGTTCTTCCTGCTGGCGCGCGACGAGCAGCTCGATCCGCTGACGCTCAAGGGCTCGTACGCCGGTGCCATGGGCCTGCCGCAGTTCATGCCCAGCAGCTTCCGCGCCTATGCAGTGGATTTCGATGGCGATGGCCACATCAACATCTGGACCAACCCCGATGACGCCATCGGCAGCGTGGCCAGCTATTTCAAGGAACATGGCTGGGTTGCCGGTCAACCGGTGGTCAGCCGTGCCAGCGTTTCCGGCCCGCAGGTCGACGACGGCTTGAGCCCGGGCATCGACCCGGTCAAGAATGTCGGGCAGTTGCGAGCGTTGGGTTGGTCGAGTCATGATGCGCTGAGTAACGACCTGCCGGTGACTGCCTTTCGCCTGCAGGGCGCCGCAGGCCCGGAATATTGGCTGGGCCTGAAGAATTTCTATGCAATCACTCGCTACAACCGCAGTGTGATGTACGCCATGGCCGTGCACCAACTGTCGGAATCGCTGGTTCAAGCACGGGGCGTCAAGTAA
- a CDS encoding septal ring lytic transglycosylase RlpA family protein, whose product MRAMPIRTSSAIAACAALGLLLASCSSTPPPSRTVKQSGPTVKAMPGLNINRAHKDGAPWWDVDVSKIPDAVPTLHTGPYKANPYTVLGKTYFPIAESRQYQATGTASWYGTKFHGQNTANGEVYDLYGMSAAHKTLPLPSYVRVTNLDNSRSVILRVNDRGPFYSDRIIDLSYAAAKKLGYAETGTARVRVEGIDPQEWWAQRGRPAPLVLNQGPVVAQARPNITPSAGTVEQYTPPPQQHAVATLPVQMDAKKNGSAQASGLYLQVGAFANPDAAELLRSKLSSMVSAPAFTSQIAVNQQTFYRVRLGPINSQGEAQQIQDNVRMANLGVPKLVTLD is encoded by the coding sequence ATGCGGGCAATGCCGATACGTACATCATCAGCCATCGCGGCCTGCGCGGCACTGGGCCTGTTGCTCGCCAGCTGCTCGTCGACCCCGCCGCCGTCGCGTACCGTGAAGCAGTCGGGCCCGACCGTGAAAGCCATGCCCGGCCTGAACATCAACCGTGCCCACAAGGACGGTGCGCCATGGTGGGACGTCGACGTGTCGAAGATTCCCGACGCCGTGCCGACCCTGCACACCGGCCCGTACAAGGCCAACCCCTATACGGTGCTGGGCAAGACCTACTTCCCGATCGCCGAGTCGCGCCAGTATCAGGCCACCGGCACGGCGTCCTGGTATGGCACCAAGTTTCACGGCCAGAACACCGCCAACGGTGAGGTCTACGACCTGTATGGCATGAGCGCGGCGCACAAGACTCTGCCGCTGCCCAGCTATGTGCGCGTTACCAACCTGGACAACAGCCGCAGCGTGATCCTGCGGGTCAACGACCGCGGGCCGTTCTATTCCGACCGCATCATCGACCTGTCCTATGCGGCGGCGAAAAAGCTGGGTTACGCCGAAACGGGTACGGCGCGAGTCCGCGTCGAAGGCATCGACCCGCAGGAATGGTGGGCGCAACGCGGCCGTCCGGCGCCCCTGGTGCTGAACCAGGGTCCGGTGGTGGCGCAGGCCCGGCCCAACATCACGCCGTCGGCCGGTACGGTCGAGCAATATACGCCACCGCCGCAACAACACGCGGTCGCCACGCTGCCGGTGCAGATGGACGCAAAAAAAAACGGTTCTGCACAAGCGTCTGGCCTGTATCTCCAGGTGGGAGCGTTCGCCAACCCCGACGCTGCGGAACTGCTGCGTTCCAAGCTGAGTTCGATGGTCAGCGCGCCGGCCTTCACCAGCCAGATCGCAGTGAACCAGCAGACGTTCTATCGGGTGCGCCTGGGACCGATCAATTCCCAGGGTGAAGCCCAGCAGATACAAGACAACGTGCGCATGGCCAACCTCGGCGTGCCCAAGTTAGTGACACTGGATTGA
- a CDS encoding D-alanyl-D-alanine carboxypeptidase family protein → MNITTFAKRLCLLVPLIIAPAAWAADQMMPAPPQLAAKSYVLMEASSGNVLVENNGDQRLPPASLTKLMTAYIATLEIRRGQIGENDPVTVSENAWRTGGSRMFIKVGTQVSVSDLLHGIIIQSGNDASVALSEHIAGSEDAFADMMNTTAGKLGMTNSHFMNPTGLPNPEHYSTAHDMAVLARAIIHEDPAHYAIYSQKEFFWNNIKQPNRNLLLWRDKTVDGLKTGHTEEAGYCMVSSAVRDGMRLIAVVFGTNSEQARAAETQKLLTYGFRFFETQTFYQKGTELAKAPVWKGDIREIKAGLAEDLTMTLPKGQLKNLAASMTMNPQLTAPIAKGDVIGKVEVKNGDKIVQTTDLIALDDVQEGGIFRRVWDSVRLFFYGLFN, encoded by the coding sequence ATGAACATCACCACATTTGCCAAACGCCTGTGCCTGCTTGTACCGCTGATCATTGCCCCTGCCGCTTGGGCGGCAGATCAGATGATGCCAGCGCCGCCGCAACTGGCTGCCAAGTCCTACGTGCTGATGGAAGCTTCCAGCGGTAACGTGCTGGTTGAAAACAACGGCGACCAGCGTCTGCCGCCTGCCAGCCTGACCAAACTGATGACCGCGTACATCGCGACCCTGGAAATCCGTCGTGGCCAGATCGGCGAGAACGACCCGGTCACCGTCAGCGAAAACGCCTGGCGTACCGGCGGCTCGCGGATGTTCATCAAGGTCGGCACCCAGGTGTCGGTCAGCGACCTGTTGCACGGCATCATCATTCAGTCGGGCAACGACGCCTCGGTGGCGCTCTCCGAGCACATCGCCGGCAGCGAAGACGCCTTCGCCGACATGATGAACACCACGGCCGGCAAGCTGGGCATGACCAACAGCCACTTCATGAACCCGACCGGCCTGCCCAACCCTGAGCATTACTCCACCGCCCACGACATGGCGGTACTGGCCCGCGCGATCATCCACGAAGACCCGGCTCACTATGCGATCTACTCGCAGAAGGAGTTCTTCTGGAACAACATCAAGCAGCCCAACCGCAACCTGCTGCTGTGGCGTGACAAGACCGTCGACGGTCTGAAAACCGGTCACACCGAAGAAGCAGGCTATTGCATGGTGTCTTCGGCCGTACGTGACGGCATGCGCCTGATCGCCGTGGTCTTCGGCACCAACAGCGAGCAGGCCCGCGCTGCCGAAACCCAGAAGCTGCTGACCTACGGTTTCCGCTTCTTCGAAACCCAGACCTTCTACCAGAAGGGCACGGAGCTGGCCAAGGCACCAGTGTGGAAGGGCGACATCCGTGAAATCAAGGCGGGCCTGGCCGAAGACCTGACCATGACGCTGCCCAAGGGCCAGTTGAAGAACCTGGCCGCGAGCATGACCATGAACCCACAGCTGACCGCGCCTATCGCCAAGGGCGACGTGATCGGCAAGGTCGAGGTGAAGAACGGTGACAAGATCGTTCAGACCACTGACCTGATCGCTTTGGACGATGTACAGGAAGGTGGTATTTTCCGCCGCGTATGGGATAGCGTTCGTCTATTCTTCTACGGCTTGTTCAACTGA
- a CDS encoding DUF493 domain-containing protein, with product MTDTEVKEPKIEFPCADYPIKIIGDTGVGFRATVVEIVEKHATVNHDKNAERQSTNGNYTTLQLHILATGQEQLYNINSELRATGIVKMVL from the coding sequence ATGACCGATACCGAAGTAAAAGAACCGAAAATCGAATTCCCCTGCGCCGACTACCCGATCAAGATCATCGGCGACACCGGCGTGGGCTTTCGCGCCACAGTGGTGGAGATCGTCGAGAAGCACGCTACCGTCAATCACGACAAGAACGCCGAGCGCCAGAGCACCAACGGCAACTACACCACCCTGCAGTTGCACATCCTGGCTACAGGCCAAGAACAGCTCTACAACATCAACAGTGAGCTGCGCGCCACCGGCATCGTCAAAATGGTGCTCTGA
- the lipB gene encoding lipoyl(octanoyl) transferase LipB: protein MPQCLGFRELGLMPYEPVWHAMQRFTDQRDADATDEVWLVQHPAIFTQGQAGKAEHLLVPGDIPVVQVDRGGQVTYHGPGQLVVYLLLDVRRLGYGVRELVTRMEHTLIDLLASYDVPAAARADAPGVYVNGAKIASLGLRIRRGCSFHGLALNVDMDLAPFGRINPCGYAGLPMTQMCDHVAPLEFAEVSARLRAQLVKHLDYVEQTTLTGGID from the coding sequence ATGCCGCAATGCCTGGGGTTTCGCGAACTCGGCCTGATGCCTTACGAGCCGGTGTGGCACGCGATGCAGCGGTTCACCGATCAGCGCGATGCAGACGCCACCGATGAAGTCTGGCTGGTCCAGCATCCAGCCATCTTCACCCAGGGCCAGGCGGGCAAGGCCGAGCACCTGCTGGTGCCTGGCGACATCCCGGTGGTGCAGGTCGACCGCGGTGGCCAGGTGACCTACCATGGCCCTGGCCAACTGGTGGTGTACCTGCTGCTGGACGTGCGCCGGCTGGGTTACGGTGTGCGCGAGCTGGTGACGCGCATGGAACACACCTTGATCGATCTGCTGGCCTCCTACGACGTGCCGGCCGCAGCTCGCGCGGATGCCCCCGGCGTCTACGTGAATGGCGCGAAGATCGCCTCGCTTGGCTTGCGTATCCGTCGTGGTTGTTCGTTCCACGGCCTGGCGCTGAATGTCGACATGGACCTCGCGCCCTTTGGGCGGATAAATCCATGTGGATATGCCGGCCTGCCGATGACGCAGATGTGCGATCATGTCGCACCCCTTGAATTTGCCGAGGTCAGTGCAAGGCTGCGAGCGCAGCTGGTCAAGCACCTCGACTATGTTGAGCAGACGACCCTTACGGGCGGAATCGACTGA
- the lipA gene encoding lipoyl synthase, whose amino-acid sequence MTTATEAVQTLIPLQNLAEGAPKANAPRPKVEAGVKLRGAEKVARIPVKIIPTEELPKKPDWIRVRIPVSPEVDRIKQLLRKHKLHSVCEEASCPNLGECFSGGTATFMIMGDICTRRCPFCDVGHGRPKALDADEPMNLAVAIADLRLKYVVITSVDRDDLRDGGAQHFADCLREIRKLSPGVQLETLVPDYRGRMDVALAITAQEPPDVFNHNLETVPRLYKAARPGSDYQWSLTLLQKFKELVPHVPTKSGLMLGLGETDEEVIEVMQRMREHNIDMLTLGQYLQPSRSHLPVQRFVHPDTFAWFAEEGHKMGFKNVASGPLVRSSYHADQQAHEAKIKL is encoded by the coding sequence ATGACTACCGCGACAGAAGCTGTGCAAACGCTGATCCCCCTGCAGAACCTCGCCGAGGGTGCGCCCAAGGCCAACGCCCCGCGGCCCAAGGTCGAGGCGGGCGTCAAGCTGCGCGGTGCCGAAAAGGTCGCGCGCATCCCGGTCAAGATCATCCCCACCGAAGAGCTGCCGAAAAAGCCCGACTGGATTCGTGTGCGCATTCCGGTGTCGCCTGAAGTCGACCGCATCAAGCAGCTGCTGCGCAAGCACAAGCTGCACAGCGTCTGCGAAGAGGCCAGCTGCCCCAACTTGGGCGAGTGCTTCTCCGGCGGTACCGCAACGTTCATGATCATGGGCGATATCTGCACCCGTCGCTGCCCGTTCTGCGACGTCGGCCACGGTCGTCCCAAGGCGCTAGACGCTGACGAGCCGATGAACCTGGCCGTCGCCATCGCCGATCTGCGTCTGAAGTACGTGGTGATCACCTCGGTAGACCGCGACGACTTGCGCGACGGCGGTGCCCAGCATTTCGCCGACTGCCTGCGCGAGATCCGCAAGCTGTCGCCCGGCGTGCAGTTGGAAACCCTGGTGCCCGACTACCGCGGGCGTATGGACGTGGCCCTGGCCATCACGGCGCAAGAGCCGCCGGATGTGTTCAACCACAACCTGGAAACCGTGCCGCGTCTGTACAAGGCCGCGCGTCCGGGTTCGGACTATCAGTGGTCGCTGACCTTGCTGCAGAAGTTCAAGGAGCTGGTGCCCCATGTGCCGACCAAGTCCGGCCTGATGCTGGGTCTGGGCGAAACCGACGAGGAAGTGATCGAGGTCATGCAGCGCATGCGCGAGCACAACATCGACATGTTGACCCTGGGCCAGTACCTGCAGCCATCGCGCAGCCACTTGCCGGTGCAGCGTTTCGTGCACCCGGACACCTTCGCCTGGTTCGCCGAAGAAGGCCACAAGATGGGCTTCAAGAACGTCGCCTCCGGGCCGTTGGTGCGTTCCTCGTACCACGCCGATCAGCAGGCTCACGAAGCCAAGATCAAGCTCTGA
- a CDS encoding S66 peptidase family protein: MRLPPRLPEHGTIALIAPAGPIELDIEAACAWVRARGYTLRIYPGVSLAQGYLAGSDEARLQDLHDAFSDPEVDAIFCLRGGYGTPRLLDKIDFALLAQHPKPFVGYSDITALHLAIARHAGFVTFHGPLFKSDLLTQKQAPTESSLWQMLRGELRARDLLRHPPTWPLTTILPGQAQGRLMGGNLAMISATLGTAYELPSDDIVLFIEDVNEPLYRVDRFLNHLRLAGKLRGVRGVIVGDFAGIGVEQMTPLLLDTFQAEGIPVLAGWRSGHCDPNLTLPLGVQVRLDTTEQQLWLEQDVVA, translated from the coding sequence ATGCGATTACCCCCACGCCTGCCCGAACACGGCACGATCGCCCTGATTGCGCCCGCCGGCCCCATTGAACTGGATATCGAAGCAGCGTGCGCCTGGGTCCGAGCGCGCGGTTACACGCTGCGCATCTACCCCGGTGTGTCCCTGGCCCAGGGTTACCTGGCCGGCAGCGACGAAGCCCGCCTGCAAGACCTTCACGACGCGTTTTCAGACCCTGAGGTAGATGCGATCTTCTGCCTACGCGGCGGTTACGGCACACCCCGTCTGCTCGACAAGATCGATTTCGCGCTGCTGGCGCAACATCCCAAGCCTTTCGTGGGCTACAGCGACATCACTGCGCTGCACTTGGCCATCGCTCGCCATGCCGGGTTCGTGACTTTCCACGGGCCGTTGTTCAAGTCCGATCTGCTGACGCAGAAGCAAGCGCCTACCGAGTCTTCGTTGTGGCAAATGCTGCGCGGCGAGCTGAGGGCACGGGACCTGTTGCGGCACCCTCCAACGTGGCCGCTGACCACGATACTGCCTGGCCAGGCCCAAGGCCGCCTGATGGGTGGCAATCTGGCGATGATCAGTGCCACGCTGGGCACGGCGTATGAGCTGCCCAGCGACGACATCGTGTTGTTCATCGAGGACGTCAACGAGCCGCTGTACCGCGTGGATCGGTTTCTGAATCACCTGCGCCTGGCGGGCAAGTTGCGTGGTGTGCGTGGCGTGATCGTCGGAGACTTCGCCGGCATCGGCGTCGAGCAGATGACGCCGTTGCTGCTAGACACGTTCCAGGCCGAAGGCATTCCTGTGCTGGCCGGATGGCGCAGTGGCCATTGCGACCCGAACCTGACCCTGCCCCTGGGTGTGCAGGTCAGGCTCGACACCACCGAGCAACAGCTCTGGTTGGAGCAGGACGTAGTGGCCTAG